One stretch of Nomascus leucogenys isolate Asia chromosome 9, Asia_NLE_v1, whole genome shotgun sequence DNA includes these proteins:
- the LOC105738246 gene encoding syncytin-1 produces MGGTCLFLGEECCYYVNQSGIVTEKVKEIRDRIQRRAEELQNTSPWDLLSQWMAWILPFLGPLATIILLLLFGSCIFNLLVKFVSSRIKAVKLQMVLQMEPQMQSITKIYRGPLDQPASPCSNVDDIEGLADQVPTHIHIWKSFSVTVHQVQITMVSFALIVCGICLSWDPCSRPLNNDEGGFRGKVLLTMPFHRRHRVTSQYNFHPIR; encoded by the exons ATGGGGGGAACCTGTTTATTTTTAGGGGAAGAATGCTGTTATTATGTTAATCAATCCGGAATTGTCACCgagaaagttaaagaaattcGAGATCGAATACAACGTAGAGCAGAGGAGCTTCAAAACACCAGTCCCTGGGACCTCCTCAGCCAATGGATGGCCTGGATTCTCCCCTTCTTAGGACCTCTAGCAACTATAATATTGTTACTTCTCTTTGGATCCTgcatctttaacctccttgttaagtttgtctcttccagaatcaaaGCTGTAAAGCTACAAATggttcttcaaatggagccccagatgcagtccatCACTAAAATCTACCGCGGACCCTTGGACcagcctgctagcccatgctctAATGTTGATGACATTGAAG GCCTGGCAGACCAGGTCCCTACACATATTCACATTTGGAAATCATTCTCAGTCACAGTGCATCAAGTCCAGATCACGATGGTGAGCTTTGCTCTCATAGTCTGTGGCATATGTCTCTCCTGGGATCCATGCAGCCGACCACTGAACAACGATGAAGGGGGCTTTCGTGGGAAAGTTCTCCTCACCATGCCTTTCCACAGGCGACACAGGGTCACATCTCAATACAATTTCCATCCTATTCGATGA